From the Pangasianodon hypophthalmus isolate fPanHyp1 chromosome 17, fPanHyp1.pri, whole genome shotgun sequence genome, one window contains:
- the sbno1 gene encoding protein strawberry notch homolog 1 isoform X5 — protein MDPGQDLLLAALSESGICPNDLFDIDSQDTAQSPASQQSVSKNVLDIGLGNEAAGIVGLEPAVPPTPTVTIRQKPQPSTTTFVLNQLNQLPSLGTIVVTKPSMGTSSRQTITVPKVVQTQSSAQRSSSSSSTTATVCSVVPPNREQIKLKDLLRTSGVKTNSLGELMKLKPPPDIAQPVATATGTMEVNNGVKKEVSSKDVARIWANEEIKIRSSSPVNLHVMKEEEEPEEEEEEELGHAETYAEYMPMKLKIGERHPDPVVETSSLSSVSPPNVWYRLSIPEETIDRGWLSALQLEAVTYASQQHETFLPNGDRAAYLIGDGAGVGKGRTIAGIIYENYLLGRKRSLWFSVSNDLKYDAERDLRDIGAKNIQVHSLNKFKYGKISSKHNGSVKKGVIFATYSSLIGESQTGGKYKTRFKQLLHWCGDDFDGVIVFDECHKAKNVCPIGSSKPTKTGLAVLELQNKLPKARVVYASATGASEPRNMAYMNRLGIWGEGTPFKEFSNFIQAVERRGVGAMEIVAMDMKLRGMYIARQLSFQGVTFKIEEVPLTQNYIKMYNKSVRLWVSAREKFQQAANLMDAEQRMKKSMWGQFWSAHQRFFKYLCIASKVRRVVQLAREEVKNGKCVVIGLQSTGEARTLEALEEGGGELNDFVSTAKGVLQSLVEKHFPAPDRQKLFSLLGIDLSAKKTPSPAETKEEQKGKKRKGAEVKKGAKKSRKSGGLSGSSSDESNSEDSDKDDSDDSFNSVSSGDDDDEDDFNPFKDDSSEDEEDDPWLIRKDSKKSKEKKNKKKKKSIDPDSIHSALLASGLGSTRPAFTTPVVKSTSNSTVAPAKSEPEESSCVTSNDAVEDAQQMKRELLDQLEKLAEDLPPNTLDELIDELGGPENVAEMTGRKGRVVSNDDGSISYESRSELDVPVEILNLTEKQRFMDGEKNIAIISEAASSGISLQADRRVKNQRRRVHMTLELPWSADRAIQQFGRTHRSNQVTAPEYVFLISELAGEQRFASIVAKRLESLGALTHGDRRATETRDLSRFNFDNKYGRNALEIVMKSIVNLDAPLVSPPSYFEGDFFKEIRNGLIGVGLINVEDRSGVLSLDKDYNNIGKFLNRILGMEVQQQNALFQYFSDTLNAVIQNAKKNGRYDMGILDLGSGDEKVKKIDVKKFLTPGYSTSGHVELYTVSVERGMSWEDATHIWAEQSGPDDGFYVQVRNNKKIAIMVKEVNTKKRLFMVYRPNTGKQLKLETYADIRKRCKKVLSDEAKQCWIDQYKSSADVCSHAYWRGNCKKASVGLQCEIGLRCRTYYVLCGSVLSVWTKVEGVLASVSGNNMKMQIVRLRTEDGQRIVGLIIPANCVAPLTNILSSSDQSQQLAVQQQQMWQQLHPQSLSHSFNT, from the exons ATGGATCCAGGACAAGATTTGCTTCTTGCAGCCCTTAGCGAAAGTGGAATCTGCCCAAATGACCTTTTTGACATTGATTCTCAGGACACTGCTCAGTCCCCTGCCTCTCAACAG TCAGTCTCAAAGAATGTCCTTGACATTGGTCTTGGTAATGAAGCAGCTGGAATTGTTGGACTTGAACCTGCTGTGCCACCCACACCTACAGTCACAATCCGA CAGAAGCCTCAGCCCTCAACCACCACGTTCGTCTTAAATCAACTGAATCAACTGCCATCACTGGGAACCATCGTGGTCACAAAGCCCTCAATGGGCACCTCCTCCAGACAGACCATCACAGTACCCAAGGTGGTGCAGACGCAATCGTCAGCTCAGCGAAGCTCGTCCTCGTCCTCCACTACCGCCACGGTGTGCAGCGTGGTCCCTCCGAATCGGGAACAGATTAAGCTGAAAGACCTGCTCCGGACCAGCGGTGTGAAGACCAACAGCCTTGGTGAACTTATGAAGCTGAAGCCGCCACCTGATATTGCTCAGCCTGTTGCTACAGCTACAGGCACGA TGGAGGTAAACAATGGTGTGAAGAAGGAGGTGTCGAGCAAAGATGTCGCCAGAATCTGGGCAAATGAAGAAATCAAAATTCGGAGCTCTTCACCTGTAAAT TTACACGTaatgaaggaggaggaggagccagaggaggaagaggaggaggagttaggACACGCAGAAACATACGCTGAATACATGCCAATGAAAT TGAAAATAGGAGAGCGACATCCTGATCCTGTAGTAGAGACCAGCTCCCTCTCAAGTGTCAGCCCTCCTAATGTGTGGTACAGGCTTTCCATTCCAGAGGAGACAATCGACAGAGGCTGGCTATCTGCTCTTCAGCTTGAGGCCGTTACATATGCTTCTCAG CAACATGAGACATTCCTTCCAAATGGAGACAGAGCAGCTTACCTGATCGGTGATGGTGCTGGTGTTGGAAAGGGAAGAACTATTGCTGGAATCATATATGAAAATTACCTTCTGGGCAGGAAAAGATCTCTTTG GTTTAGCGTCTCAAATGACTTGAAGTATGACGCAGAGAGAGACTTGAGAGATATTGGTGCAAAGAACATCCAGGTCCATTCTTTAAACAAG TTCAAATATGGAAAAATCTCATCAAAACACAACGGAAGTGTGAAAAAAGGTGTGATCTTTGCTACGTACTCGTCCCTGATTGGAGAAAGCCAAACAGGTGGAAAGTATAAGACAAGATTCAAACAATTACTCCACTGGTGTGGGGATGATTTTGATGGTGTG ATAGTCTTTGATGAATGtcacaaagccaaaaatgtttGCCCAATTGGGTCATCAAAACCCACAAAGACTGGACTGGCTGTTCTTGAGCTCCAGAACAAACTGCCAAAAGCACGTGTCGTCTATGCCAGCGCTACAG GAGCCTCTGAGCCTCGGAACATGGCTTACATGAATCGTCTTGGGATCTGGGGGGAAGGAACGCCTTTTAAagaattttctaattttattcaAGCTGTTGAAAGAAG AGGTGTTGGTGCCATGGAAATTGTTGCCATGGATATGAAATTGAGAGGAATGTACATTGCTCGACAGCTGAGCTTCCAGGGTGTGACATTTAAGATTGAGGAAGTTCCTCTGACACAAAACTACATCAAAATGTATAACAAGTCAGTCCGTCTG TGGGTGAGTGCACGCGAGAAATTCCAACAAGCAGCTAACTTGATGGACGCCGAACAGCGCATGAAAAAGTCAATGTGGGGACAGTTCTGGTCCGCACACCAAAGGTTCTTTAAGTACCTGTGTATCGCTTCAAAAGTGCGCCGAGTGGTGCAGCTTGCCCGAGAGGAAGTTAAGAACGGAAAG tgtGTGGTCATTGGCCTGCAGTCAACCGGTGAAGCACGAACACTCGAGGCTTTGGAGGAAGGTGGAGGCGAGCTCAATGACTTTGTCTCTACTGCAAA GGGTGTCCTGCAGTCACTGGTAGAGAAGCACTTCCCTGCCCCAGACAGACAGAAGCTCTTCAGCTTACTGGGTATTGATTTATCTGCAAAGAAAACACCTTCACCAGCAGAAACtaaggaggagcagaagggcaAGAAGAGGAAAG GTGCAGAGGTTAAAAAAGGTGCAAAGAAGTCTCGTAAATCTGGAGGGCTTTCAGGCAGCAGTTCAGATGAGAGCAATTCAGAAGACTCTGACAAAGACGACAGTGACGACAGCTTTAACTCAGTCAGCTCaggggatgatgatgatgaagatgactTCAACCCCTTCAAGGATGATTCtagtgaagatgaagaagatg atCCTTGGCTAATCCGTAAAGACTCTAAAAAgagcaaagaaaagaagaacaagaagaagaaaaagagcatcGACCCGGATTCCATTCATAGTGCCTTGTTAGCCTCTGGGCTTGGTTCGACCAGGCCTGCTTTCACAACACCTGTTGTAAAATCTACGTCCAACAGCACTGTTGCTCCTG cTAAAAGTGAACCTGAAGAAAGTAGTTGTGTGACCAGTAATGATGCAGTGGAAGATGCCCAGCAGATGAAGAGGGAGCTGCTAGATCAGCTAGAGAAACTGGCTGAGGATCTGCCACCAAACACATTGGATGAGCTTATTGATGAGTTGGGAGGCCCTGAAAATGTTGCGGAG ATGACTGGGCGTAAAGGCAGAGTGGTCAGCAATGATGACGGCAGCATCTCGTACGAATCAAGATCAGAACTGGACGTTCCTGTAGAAATCCTGAACctcacagagaaacagaggtTCATGGATGGAGAGAAG aaCATCGCTATAATCTCTGAGGCAGCCAGCTCTGGTATTTCACTTCAAGCAGACCGTAGAGTGAAGAATCAGAGGAGAAGGGTGCACATGACTTTAGAGTTGCCGTGGAGTGCAGACCGGGCTATTCAGCAGTTCG GTAGAACACACAGATCTAACCAGGTCACTGCTCCTGAGTATGTATTTCTGATATCTGAACTTGCTGGAGAGCAAAGATTTGCCTCCATTGTTGCCAAAAGACTAGAGAGCTTG GGCGCTCTCACACACGGAGACCGAAGAGCCACAGAGACGAGGGACCTCAGTCGATTCAACTTTGACAACAAA TATGGCAGAAACGCTCTTGAGATTGTTATGAAGTCCATTGTCAATTTGGATGCTCCCTTGGTCTCCCCACCGTCTTATTTCGAAGGGGATTTCTTTAAAG AAATCCGCAATGGTTTAATTGGTGTGGGGCTGATTAATGTGGAGGATAGGTCTGGAGTTCTCTCACTGGATAAAG actaCAACAACATTGGAAAATTCTTAAACCGGATCCTTGGCATGGAGGTCCAGCAGCAGAATGCCCTCTTCCAGTATTTCTCTGACACTTTGAATGCTGTCATTCAGAATGCTAAAAAGAATGGCAGATATGACATGGGAATTCTGG ATTTGGGCTCTGGGGATGAGAAGGTTAAAAAGATTGACGTGAAAAAGTTCTTGACGCCAGGTTACTCCACATCAGGCCATGTTGAACTTTATACA GTTAGTGTGGAGAGGGGTATGTCATGGGAGGACGCTACCCATATCTGGGCGGAACAGAGCGGACCAGACGACGGCTTCTACGTGCAG GTACGGAATAACAAGAAAATAGCTATCATGGTCAAGGAAGTCAACACAAAAAAGAGACTCTTTATGGTGTACAGACCAAATACAGGAAAACAGCTCAAACTGGAGACATACGCAGATATACGGAAGCGATGTAAAAAG GTTCTTTCAGATGAGGCTAAGCAGTGCTGGATTGATCAGTACAAATCTTCAGCGGATGTTTGCTCTCATGCCTATTG GCGTGGGAACTGTAAGAAGGCGTCAGTGGGGCTGCAGTGTGAAATAGGTCTGCGTTGCCGGACGTACTATGTCCTATGTGGCTCTGTCCTCAGTGTGTGGACCAAAGTAGAGGGTGTCTTAGCCTCTGTAAGCGGAAACAACATGAAGATGCAGATTGTCCGTTTGAGAACTGAGGACGGACAACGAATAGTAG GTCTGATCATTCCAGCAAACTGCGTGGCTCCCCTCACCAACATCCTGTCCTCATCAGACCAATCGCAGCAGCTGGccgtgcagcagcagcagatgtGGCAGCAGCTGCACCCACAGAGCCTCAGCCACTCATTCAACACATAG